A single genomic interval of Pangasianodon hypophthalmus isolate fPanHyp1 chromosome 8, fPanHyp1.pri, whole genome shotgun sequence harbors:
- the tfe3a gene encoding transcription factor E3a isoform X2: MSGLSVKTQQQGEEKDNPDLLKNSRQLELPGEQAQTVFVILNSPESLSLLSVEPLLPESGIVADIEVDGILTSDSDTFYQLKSQPITVSGSVAPAAPAVTLSTSAMSSRVLMRQELMRQQAQDQERREAQQQASSAQLRPIDSTPAISVSSSLPNTRPTTTQVPVEVLKVQTHLENPTKYHIQQAQRQQVKQYLSHTLGNRVASQTLAMSPSPQSGSAPELAPAASSTPSSPLAVLSLSSNKEEIDGVIDDIISLESSLNDEFMTLIDTGLQLPNTLPVSGNLLDVYSSAGMTTPTITVSNSCPANLQNVKTELTDAEAKALIKERQKKDNHNLIERRRRFNINDRIKELGELVPKSSDPEMRWNKGTILKASVDYIRKLQKEQQRAKEMEQRQKKLEHTNRALLLRIQELEMQARLHGLAPSQVSDSIVTQQQQQQQLTSVQSSAEPVSKTLLTLGGPTVNHTHVSSLLSPPPSASPVGGAMTVPLDLGTLTFGELDDHASSMFSPGLMAGEMGLGDILMDDGGADPLLSSVSPGASKTSSRRSSFSMEEDL; encoded by the exons CGTGGAACCACTTTTACCCGAGTCAGGAATCGTCGCTGACATCGAGGTGGACGGCATCCTCACGTCTGATTCAGACACCTTTTATCAGCTCAAGAGTCAGCCCATTACAGTCAG TGGCTCAGTTGCCCCCGCTGCTCCTGCTGTGACCCTGAGCACATCCGCCATGTCCTCACGGGTGTTGATGAGGCAGGAGCTGATGAGGCAGCAGGCGCAGGaccaggagaggagagaagccCAGCAGCAGGCGTCCAGCGCTCAGCTTCGGCCCATCGACTCCACTCCCGCCATCTCCGTCTCGTCCTCTCTGCCCAACACTCGGCCCACGACCACACAGGTCCCCGTGGAGGTGCTGAAG GTTCAGACTCACCTGGAAAACCCGACTAAGTATCACATCCAGCAGGCTCAGAGGCAGCAGGTGAAGCAATACCTCTCCCACACCCTCGGCAACAGAGTGGCCAGTCAGACGCTGGCCATGTCACCCTCGCCCCAGTCAGGCTCCGCCCCCGAGCTGGCCCCGGCCGCCAGCAGCACTCCCAGCAGCCCCCTGGCTGTGCTGAGCCTCAGCTCCAACAAAGAGGAG ATTGATGGTGTaattgatgacatcatcagcctGGAGTCCAGTTTGAATGATGAGTTCATGACGCTGATCGACACCGGCCTGCAGCTGCCCAACACG CTGCCAGTCTCAGGAAATCTCCTGGATGTGTACAGCAGTGCTGGGATGACCACACCCACCATTACCGTCAGCAACTCCTGTCCCGCAAACCTGCAGAACGTTAAGACGGAGCTGACAG ATGCTGAGGCTAAAGCTCTCATCAAGGAACGGCAGAAAAAAGACAATCACAACCTCA TCGAGAGACGGAGGAGATTCAACATCAATGACCGCATTAAGGAACTGGGAGAGCTCGTTCCCAAATCCAGCGACCC TGAGATGCGCTGGAACAAGGGCACCATCCTGAAGGCGTCGGTGGATTACATCCGTAAGCTGCAGAAGGAGCAGCAAAGGGCTAAAGAGATGGAGCAGAGGCAGAAGAAGCTGGAGCACACCAACCGTGCGCTGCTGCTCCGCATACAG GAGTTGGAGATGCAGGCTCGTCTCCACGGCCTCGCTCCCTCTCAGGTTTCAGACTCCATTGTcacccagcagcagcagcagcagcagctcacaTCTGTGCAGTCCAGCGCTGAGCCTGTCTCCAAAACACTCCTCACTCTGGGCGGCCCAACAGTAAACCACACCCACGTCTCTTCTTTACTCTCCCCTCCCCCTTCGGCCTCTCCAGTGGGCGGGGCCATGACTGTCCCGCTGGACCTGGGAACTCTGACCTTCGGTGAGCTGGATGACCACGCCTCCTCCATGTTCAGCCCCGGTCTGATGGCCGGAGAAATGGGCCTGGGCGATATTCTGATGGATGATGGCGGCGCCGACCCCCTGCTGTCCTCCGTCTCGCCCGGAGCATCCAAGACCAGCAGCCGCAGGAGCAGCTTCAGCATGGAGGAGGATTTGTGA
- the zgc:113363 gene encoding myoD family inhibitor, with the protein MPHKETEAMDIQQHSGKDQTHRNHLIQPESRVEAQDVTQQPDPLSAKRPCANGIVYGGSNDSLTDIVITNEEALLLPNHVPVIVHKLDKETPSPLNGLSPPDTVSNRSPPVCTPPTASTGQRAPDSAHIPKSNGHNKPQKKRPPSTSKSQQSLKTSASQIQEVAGDDCCVHCVLACLFCELLPMCSALAQCLACGMECDALCCCGEACGGLACCSGDPCSAVLDCAILEDCCQSSDCLEICLECCSICFPT; encoded by the exons ATGCCTCATAAGGAGACCGAGGCCATGGACATCCAGCAGCACAGCGGAAAGGATCAAACCCACAGGAACCATCTCATCCAGCCCGAGAGCAGAGTGGAGGCACAAGACGTCACACAGCAGCCAG ATCCTCTTTCAGCAAAGCGTCCTTGTGCCAATGGAATAGTTTACGGGGGAAGTAATGACTCTTTAACGGACATCGTAATCACGAATGAGGAGGCTTTACTGCTTCCTAACCATGTGCCAGTGATTGTGCACAAACTTGACAAAG AGACTCCCAGCCCTCTCAATGGCCTTTCTCCTCCAGACACTGTGTCTAATAGATCCCCACCTGTCTGCACACCACCCACTGCCTCTACAGGTCAAAGGGCACCTGATTCTGCACACATACCCAAGTCCAACGGACATAACAAACCCCAGAAAAAGCGCCCTCCCTCCACCTCCAAAAGCCAGCAGAGTTTGAAAACAAGTGCCAGTCAAATCCAGGAAGTCGCTGGTGATG actGCTGCGTGCACTGTGTCCTAGCCTGTCTGTTCTGTGAGCTGCTGCCCATGTGCTCAGCCTTGGCTCAGTGTTTGGCCTGTGGAATGGAATGTGACGCTCTGTGCTGTTGTGGCGAGGCTTGCGGAGGACTGGCATGTTGCTCTGGGGACCCGTGCTCCGCTGTGCTGGACTGTGCCATCCTGGAAGACTGCTGCCAATCCTCCGACTGCCTGGAGATCTGTCTAGAGTGCTGCTCTATCTGCTTCCCTACTTAG
- the tfe3a gene encoding transcription factor E3a isoform X1 has protein sequence MSGLSVKTQQQGEEKDNPDLLKNSRQLELPGEQAQTVFVILNSPESLSLLSVEPLLPESGIVADIEVDGILTSDSDTFYQLKSQPITVSGSVAPAAPAVTLSTSAMSSRVLMRQELMRQQAQDQERREAQQQASSAQLRPIDSTPAISVSSSLPNTRPTTTQVPVEVLKVQTHLENPTKYHIQQAQRQQVKQYLSHTLGNRVASQTLAMSPSPQSGSAPELAPAASSTPSSPLAVLSLSSNKEEIDGVIDDIISLESSLNDEFMTLIDTGLQLPNTLPVSGNLLDVYSSAGMTTPTITVSNSCPANLQNVKTELTVGASQTSPERHSLKLSSYHAEAKALIKERQKKDNHNLIERRRRFNINDRIKELGELVPKSSDPEMRWNKGTILKASVDYIRKLQKEQQRAKEMEQRQKKLEHTNRALLLRIQELEMQARLHGLAPSQVSDSIVTQQQQQQQLTSVQSSAEPVSKTLLTLGGPTVNHTHVSSLLSPPPSASPVGGAMTVPLDLGTLTFGELDDHASSMFSPGLMAGEMGLGDILMDDGGADPLLSSVSPGASKTSSRRSSFSMEEDL, from the exons CGTGGAACCACTTTTACCCGAGTCAGGAATCGTCGCTGACATCGAGGTGGACGGCATCCTCACGTCTGATTCAGACACCTTTTATCAGCTCAAGAGTCAGCCCATTACAGTCAG TGGCTCAGTTGCCCCCGCTGCTCCTGCTGTGACCCTGAGCACATCCGCCATGTCCTCACGGGTGTTGATGAGGCAGGAGCTGATGAGGCAGCAGGCGCAGGaccaggagaggagagaagccCAGCAGCAGGCGTCCAGCGCTCAGCTTCGGCCCATCGACTCCACTCCCGCCATCTCCGTCTCGTCCTCTCTGCCCAACACTCGGCCCACGACCACACAGGTCCCCGTGGAGGTGCTGAAG GTTCAGACTCACCTGGAAAACCCGACTAAGTATCACATCCAGCAGGCTCAGAGGCAGCAGGTGAAGCAATACCTCTCCCACACCCTCGGCAACAGAGTGGCCAGTCAGACGCTGGCCATGTCACCCTCGCCCCAGTCAGGCTCCGCCCCCGAGCTGGCCCCGGCCGCCAGCAGCACTCCCAGCAGCCCCCTGGCTGTGCTGAGCCTCAGCTCCAACAAAGAGGAG ATTGATGGTGTaattgatgacatcatcagcctGGAGTCCAGTTTGAATGATGAGTTCATGACGCTGATCGACACCGGCCTGCAGCTGCCCAACACG CTGCCAGTCTCAGGAAATCTCCTGGATGTGTACAGCAGTGCTGGGATGACCACACCCACCATTACCGTCAGCAACTCCTGTCCCGCAAACCTGCAGAACGTTAAGACGGAGCTGACAG TTGGTGCTTCACAGACATCTCCTGAGCGTCATTCTTTGAAATTAAGCAGTTATC ATGCTGAGGCTAAAGCTCTCATCAAGGAACGGCAGAAAAAAGACAATCACAACCTCA TCGAGAGACGGAGGAGATTCAACATCAATGACCGCATTAAGGAACTGGGAGAGCTCGTTCCCAAATCCAGCGACCC TGAGATGCGCTGGAACAAGGGCACCATCCTGAAGGCGTCGGTGGATTACATCCGTAAGCTGCAGAAGGAGCAGCAAAGGGCTAAAGAGATGGAGCAGAGGCAGAAGAAGCTGGAGCACACCAACCGTGCGCTGCTGCTCCGCATACAG GAGTTGGAGATGCAGGCTCGTCTCCACGGCCTCGCTCCCTCTCAGGTTTCAGACTCCATTGTcacccagcagcagcagcagcagcagctcacaTCTGTGCAGTCCAGCGCTGAGCCTGTCTCCAAAACACTCCTCACTCTGGGCGGCCCAACAGTAAACCACACCCACGTCTCTTCTTTACTCTCCCCTCCCCCTTCGGCCTCTCCAGTGGGCGGGGCCATGACTGTCCCGCTGGACCTGGGAACTCTGACCTTCGGTGAGCTGGATGACCACGCCTCCTCCATGTTCAGCCCCGGTCTGATGGCCGGAGAAATGGGCCTGGGCGATATTCTGATGGATGATGGCGGCGCCGACCCCCTGCTGTCCTCCGTCTCGCCCGGAGCATCCAAGACCAGCAGCCGCAGGAGCAGCTTCAGCATGGAGGAGGATTTGTGA
- the tfe3a gene encoding transcription factor E3a isoform X3, whose product MSSRVLMRQELMRQQAQDQERREAQQQASSAQLRPIDSTPAISVSSSLPNTRPTTTQVPVEVLKVQTHLENPTKYHIQQAQRQQVKQYLSHTLGNRVASQTLAMSPSPQSGSAPELAPAASSTPSSPLAVLSLSSNKEEIDGVIDDIISLESSLNDEFMTLIDTGLQLPNTLPVSGNLLDVYSSAGMTTPTITVSNSCPANLQNVKTELTVGASQTSPERHSLKLSSYHAEAKALIKERQKKDNHNLIERRRRFNINDRIKELGELVPKSSDPEMRWNKGTILKASVDYIRKLQKEQQRAKEMEQRQKKLEHTNRALLLRIQELEMQARLHGLAPSQVSDSIVTQQQQQQQLTSVQSSAEPVSKTLLTLGGPTVNHTHVSSLLSPPPSASPVGGAMTVPLDLGTLTFGELDDHASSMFSPGLMAGEMGLGDILMDDGGADPLLSSVSPGASKTSSRRSSFSMEEDL is encoded by the exons ATGTCCTCACGGGTGTTGATGAGGCAGGAGCTGATGAGGCAGCAGGCGCAGGaccaggagaggagagaagccCAGCAGCAGGCGTCCAGCGCTCAGCTTCGGCCCATCGACTCCACTCCCGCCATCTCCGTCTCGTCCTCTCTGCCCAACACTCGGCCCACGACCACACAGGTCCCCGTGGAGGTGCTGAAG GTTCAGACTCACCTGGAAAACCCGACTAAGTATCACATCCAGCAGGCTCAGAGGCAGCAGGTGAAGCAATACCTCTCCCACACCCTCGGCAACAGAGTGGCCAGTCAGACGCTGGCCATGTCACCCTCGCCCCAGTCAGGCTCCGCCCCCGAGCTGGCCCCGGCCGCCAGCAGCACTCCCAGCAGCCCCCTGGCTGTGCTGAGCCTCAGCTCCAACAAAGAGGAG ATTGATGGTGTaattgatgacatcatcagcctGGAGTCCAGTTTGAATGATGAGTTCATGACGCTGATCGACACCGGCCTGCAGCTGCCCAACACG CTGCCAGTCTCAGGAAATCTCCTGGATGTGTACAGCAGTGCTGGGATGACCACACCCACCATTACCGTCAGCAACTCCTGTCCCGCAAACCTGCAGAACGTTAAGACGGAGCTGACAG TTGGTGCTTCACAGACATCTCCTGAGCGTCATTCTTTGAAATTAAGCAGTTATC ATGCTGAGGCTAAAGCTCTCATCAAGGAACGGCAGAAAAAAGACAATCACAACCTCA TCGAGAGACGGAGGAGATTCAACATCAATGACCGCATTAAGGAACTGGGAGAGCTCGTTCCCAAATCCAGCGACCC TGAGATGCGCTGGAACAAGGGCACCATCCTGAAGGCGTCGGTGGATTACATCCGTAAGCTGCAGAAGGAGCAGCAAAGGGCTAAAGAGATGGAGCAGAGGCAGAAGAAGCTGGAGCACACCAACCGTGCGCTGCTGCTCCGCATACAG GAGTTGGAGATGCAGGCTCGTCTCCACGGCCTCGCTCCCTCTCAGGTTTCAGACTCCATTGTcacccagcagcagcagcagcagcagctcacaTCTGTGCAGTCCAGCGCTGAGCCTGTCTCCAAAACACTCCTCACTCTGGGCGGCCCAACAGTAAACCACACCCACGTCTCTTCTTTACTCTCCCCTCCCCCTTCGGCCTCTCCAGTGGGCGGGGCCATGACTGTCCCGCTGGACCTGGGAACTCTGACCTTCGGTGAGCTGGATGACCACGCCTCCTCCATGTTCAGCCCCGGTCTGATGGCCGGAGAAATGGGCCTGGGCGATATTCTGATGGATGATGGCGGCGCCGACCCCCTGCTGTCCTCCGTCTCGCCCGGAGCATCCAAGACCAGCAGCCGCAGGAGCAGCTTCAGCATGGAGGAGGATTTGTGA